TCATGGTGAGCCTGATTCTGCTGAAGGCGGTGGAGGCGACCTTGGGGCTGCGGGTGCGCGAGGAGCACGAAGAGGCCGGCCTCGACCTGTCCCAGCACAGCGAAGCCGCCTACGGATTCTAGCCAGGCGGGAGGGGCCAGGGGCGATGAAGAAGATTGAGGCGATCATCCGCCCGGAGTGCGTCGAGCGCGTGCGGCGGGCATTGGAGGAATTGAGCTATCCCGGGCTCACCCTGAGCGAGGTAAAGGGCCACGGCAAGCAGAAAGGACTACGCCAGCAGTGGCGCGGCAAGGAGTACGTGGTCGAGCTGCCGCCCAAGGTCAAGCTCGAGATTGCAGCCTCGGAGGAAGATGTGCCGGGCCTGGTGCGGGCGATTGTAGCCAACGCTCGCACCGGCGAGGCGGGCGACGGGAAGGTATTCGTCATTCCCCTGGATGACGCCGTGCGCGTGCGCACCGGTGAGGGCGGGGGTGACGCGGTGTAGGCGCTTACCCCTCTCCCTTCCAGAGCTTGCCCTGAGCCCAGTCGAAGGGGAGAGGGTCTGGGTGAGGGTGACATTCGAGGTCATGCACCCTCTCCTTGGTCCTCTCCCTCAGAGGGAGAGGAGTTAGCCCGGATTTCATGAGCCCAACCAATAGGAGGTGTGCAAGGGTGGAGAAGAAAGACAAAGAGTACGTGTTGAAGATGGCCAAGGAGCACGATGTCAAGTTCGTCCGGCTGTGGTTCACGGATATCCTGGGGTTCCTCAAGAGCTTCGCGATCACGGTGGAGGAGCTGGAGA
The DNA window shown above is from Armatimonadota bacterium and carries:
- a CDS encoding P-II family nitrogen regulator, which gives rise to MKKIEAIIRPECVERVRRALEELSYPGLTLSEVKGHGKQKGLRQQWRGKEYVVELPPKVKLEIAASEEDVPGLVRAIVANARTGEAGDGKVFVIPLDDAVRVRTGEGGGDAV